TGCATCGTGCCGCTGCTCGAAGGCACGCGACCGATGCTGATCGAGATCCAGGCGCTGGTGGCACCGGCGGGCTACGGCACCGCGCGGCGCACCGCGATTGGCGTCGACGACGCGCGCTTGGCGCTGCTGCTCGCCGTGCTCGACCGTCGCGCCCAGGTCGACCTGGTGTCGCGCGATATCTACGTCAACGCGGTGGGTGGCGTGCGGGTGCGGGAGCCCGGTGCCGACCTCGGTCTGGCGCTCGCGCTTGCGTCGAGTCGGCTCGACGTCCCGCTGCCCGTCGACGCGGCGGCCTGCGGTGAGGTCGGCCTGGGGGGTGAGATCCGCCGCGCGAGTCGACTCGATGCCCGCGTGGCAGAAGCCGCGCGCTTGGGGTTCCGCCAGCTGCTGGTGCCGGCGGGGACCGAAGACGGCCTCTCCACCCCGGCCGGCGCGCGCCTCATTCCCGTCTCCGAAGTCGGCGAGGCGGTGGCCTGGCTGCGTTCAACCCCCGTTCACAATTCCTGAGGACGTCCGTTAACCCCCGGTTTTTGTTCATTTTTTAGGATCTGCGGACTTTGACAGCCCGAACCGCAATGGCTAGGGTGGTCGCGATGACGCATGGAGCCCCCCAAGCCGCGTCCTTCCCCGCGGTGATGGATTCCCTCTCGGACGAGCTGTCGCTCGTCGAGGGCGTGATGCGAGAGCAGCTTGCCACCGCCGGCGAAGTGCTCGCCCTGGTGGGCGACCACGTGCTGGCCTCGGGGGGGAAGCGGATGCGCCCGGCCCTGGTGCTGCTGGCCGCCGAGCTGTGTGGCTATACGGGCCCGCGCCGGATCCACATGGGTGCGGCCATCGAGCTGATGCACACCGCGACCCTGCTCCACGACGACGTCGTCGACGTATCGGAGATGCGGCGCGGGCGGCCCTCGGCGAACGCGATCTGGGGCAACCGCCGCGCGGTGCTAGCGGGCGACTTCTTCTACGCGCGCTCTTCCACGCTGATCGTGGAGGACGGCAACCTCGACATCCTCTACGTGTTCGCGAACGCGATCCGCAGCATGGCCGAAGGCGAGTTGCTGCAGCTGCAGCACAGCTTCGACCTGTCGATCACCGAGTCGCACTACTTCGCCGTCATCGAACGCAAGAGTGCCGCGCTCTTGTCGACCGCCTGTGAAACCGGTTCGATTCTCGGTGGCGTCACCCGCGCCGAGCGCCGCCGCCTGGCCGAGTACGGCCGCGAGCTCGGACTGGCGTTCCAGCTGCGCGACGACTCCCTCGACTACGAAGACCGCGAGGCCGACCTGGGCAAGCGCCCCTACGACGACCTGCGGGAAGGGAAGGTGACCTTCCCCCTGCTGCTCGCGTTGAAGCGCTGCTCTTCCGCCGAGCGCGACGCGGTGGGTGCGCTGCTCAAAGCCGTCGCGCGCTTCGCCGACGCGGGTGAGCCGGTCTCCGACGACGTCGACCTCGATCCGGCGATCGACGTCGTGCGCCGCCACCGGGGCATGGAAGACACGGTCCGACGCGCCGAAGAGCACGCCGCCCGCGCGCGCGCAGCGATCGCCCCCTTCGCCGATGGCCCCGCAAAGCGGGCCCTGCTGGCGGGTGCCGACTTCGCCGTCTCTCGCGATCGCTAGATCGCCCTCGCTTCGCCCCGCATCGGTCCCGGGAGAACCCTCCCATGACTCGCATCCTGCAACAGGCGGGCGCCGCGCTGGCGCTCGTCGCCTTCCTCTGGGTGGCCGGCACGGGCGTCGGCCACGCCGAGACCGCGAAGCTCTCCGGTGTCGTGAACCTCAACACGGCGACCGCGGAGCAGCTCGAGGCCTTGCCCGGTATCGGCGAATCGCGGGCGCGCGCCGTGATCGCCCAGCGCGAAGCCGTCGGCGGCTTCAAGCGTGTCGAGGATCTGCTCGACGTGAAGGGCATCGGCGAGGCGGGCTTCGCACGCCTCAAGCCGCATCTGTCGGTCGAGGGGAAGACCACCTTCCGCCGCCAGGACTGAGGCTCGACGGGGCCGGCGGCGCGTGGCCGCCGGCCTCCAGGCGCAGCGGGGTCGCTACCCTGCCGCGATGCCTCCCCTCCGCCTCCGGCTCGCAGCCTTGTGCGCCTGCGTCGTCGCGGTCGTGTCCTGCGATGCCGCCGCGCCCCGCGACGACGCCAAGGGGGTGCGACTCGTCTCGCTCTCGCCGTCGGTCACCGCGATCGTGCTGGCGCTCGGAGCGCAGGAGTCACTGGTAGGTGTCGATTCCTCCTCGGCCGAGCGCGAGCCGCGCGTCGCGCATCTGCCCACGGTGGGGGGGCTCTTCAATCCGAGTCTCGAAGCCATCGTGTCGCTCGAGCCCGACATCGTCGCCCTGGTGCCCAGTGCACAGCAGCGCGACCTCGAGACACGACTCGGTGAGTTCGGTATCGAGGTGCTGGCCCTGCGCAATGTCACCACGATGGAGGTCTTGGCCTCGATCGGCGTGCTTGGCGCACAGCTCGACCGTCAGAGCGAAGCGCAGGCGCGGGTCATGGCGATTCGCGAGGCGTGGGCCGACGGGAACCTCAGCCCCCGGGAAGATCCCCCCTCGGCGGTCATCGTGCTGCAGCGCGACCCGCTCTACGTCGTTGGGTCCGGCAGCTACCTCGACGCGATGCTCGTCGCCGCGGGCGCGCACAACCTCGGGGCCGAGTTCGAGGAGGCGTATCCGCGGGTGTCCGTCGAGTGGCTGATCGAGGCCGGCCCGGCCCTGATCCTCGACGCGGCCGACCCGCCGGACGAAGCCGAAGCGCACTGGCAGCGTTGGCCCTCGCTCCCCGCGGTGGTCGCGTCGCGTGTGCACGTGCTCGAGCAGCAGATCACCGTGCCCGGTCCCTTCCTCGACGAGAGCCTCGCGCTCTTGCGCGCGCACGTCGCGGCGGGCGCGACGCCATGAAGGTGCTCTCGGCCCGCGCTGCCGCGCTGCGGCTCGTGGGCCTCGCG
This Myxococcota bacterium DNA region includes the following protein-coding sequences:
- a CDS encoding polyprenyl synthetase family protein, translated to MTHGAPQAASFPAVMDSLSDELSLVEGVMREQLATAGEVLALVGDHVLASGGKRMRPALVLLAAELCGYTGPRRIHMGAAIELMHTATLLHDDVVDVSEMRRGRPSANAIWGNRRAVLAGDFFYARSSTLIVEDGNLDILYVFANAIRSMAEGELLQLQHSFDLSITESHYFAVIERKSAALLSTACETGSILGGVTRAERRRLAEYGRELGLAFQLRDDSLDYEDREADLGKRPYDDLREGKVTFPLLLALKRCSSAERDAVGALLKAVARFADAGEPVSDDVDLDPAIDVVRRHRGMEDTVRRAEEHAARARAAIAPFADGPAKRALLAGADFAVSRDR
- a CDS encoding ComEA family DNA-binding protein, giving the protein MTRILQQAGAALALVAFLWVAGTGVGHAETAKLSGVVNLNTATAEQLEALPGIGESRARAVIAQREAVGGFKRVEDLLDVKGIGEAGFARLKPHLSVEGKTTFRRQD
- a CDS encoding helical backbone metal receptor → MPPLRLRLAALCACVVAVVSCDAAAPRDDAKGVRLVSLSPSVTAIVLALGAQESLVGVDSSSAEREPRVAHLPTVGGLFNPSLEAIVSLEPDIVALVPSAQQRDLETRLGEFGIEVLALRNVTTMEVLASIGVLGAQLDRQSEAQARVMAIREAWADGNLSPREDPPSAVIVLQRDPLYVVGSGSYLDAMLVAAGAHNLGAEFEEAYPRVSVEWLIEAGPALILDAADPPDEAEAHWQRWPSLPAVVASRVHVLEQQITVPGPFLDESLALLRAHVAAGATP